GTTTCTGGCAAGTAGCTATATATATATCCATGCTCGTCAACTCATCTGCATTCTGCCATCTTCCCTTCCAAGCACGTTCTGCAACAAATCTAAACCTTTTGAGACACTCTTCCTATTGATTTTCTGAGATTCCCCTGCGATTGCAAACGATAAGCTGCGCATAGATTTGCCTcgcatatatatatttttttcatatgGTAATATTATCACAATGATGTTGACAAGAAGATCAATTATTCCCTGCAGTTCTCATAGTACCCATCAGAGATTTCAATTTTCTAGTCTTAGTCCCAGATTTCTGTTGGCAACGTTAGATCACAAGAACAGGTACTATTTTCTGGGGAATCAGAGGCTGAAAATCTTCAACACCAGCTTGGAATTCCATCATGCAAGAAGTAAAAAGTACGCaaattaatactattgctttctctctctctctctctctctctctctctctattcgaAACATTTTCCTGTTTATCTATGATTAAAAAATTTGTAGCTCTGAGTTCTTGTTCTAATGTAATGGTGCAGAGACATGGTTGTCCACAATGGCGTTCATCCAGAACCAGCTCTTCCTTCCGATCCTTCTTCTGGTTCTTGGTAATTAGTTGActttttaccctttttactttgtTAGATTTTAGATTAgtcatatattaatttttaatagtgaAATGAAATTCATGTTAACAAGCAGGAAAATGTGGATTTTGGGAATGATAATAACTGTGATCATACCCTTTTGGAGAAACAAATGGTGGCCATTATTGAAATTAAAAGGTACTAAGGATTAAGAAGCTGAATTTCTCAAttctcaattaaaaaaaataaagttttccATAACTCAGCTTTGAAATTGGATGTGCAGACAGAGTTGAATCATTGGTGGAAACCGCAGAGCATGTAACTGAAATTGTAGAAAAGGTGGCTGAGGAAGTGGAGAAGGTATCGGAAGAGGTCGCCGATCATCTGCCGGAAGGTGGGAAGCTTAAAGAATCTGTAACTTTTGTTGAAAATGTAGCCAAAGAAACAGCAAAGGATGCTCATCTGGCACTAGAAGTCATTGAAAAGGTTTTTACCTAATGccctttttgtcttttttttt
This is a stretch of genomic DNA from Hevea brasiliensis isolate MT/VB/25A 57/8 chromosome 12, ASM3005281v1, whole genome shotgun sequence. It encodes these proteins:
- the LOC110657042 gene encoding uncharacterized protein LOC110657042 isoform X1 gives rise to the protein MMLTRRSIIPCSSHSTHQRFQFSSLSPRFLLATLDHKNRYYFLGNQRLKIFNTSLEFHHARSKKDMVVHNGVHPEPALPSDPSSGSCRKMWILGMIITVIIPFWRNKWWPLLKLKDRVESLVETAEHVTEIVEKVAEEVEKVSEEVADHLPEGGKLKESVTFVENVAKETAKDAHLALEVIEKVEEVGKETESLIESVIDQANEISHEVKDQN
- the LOC110657042 gene encoding uncharacterized protein LOC110657042 isoform X2 yields the protein MMLTRRSIIPCSSHSTHQRFQFSSLSPRFLLATLDHKNRYYFLGNQRLKIFNTSLEFHHARSKKDMVVHNGVHPEPALPSDPSSGSWKMWILGMIITVIIPFWRNKWWPLLKLKDRVESLVETAEHVTEIVEKVAEEVEKVSEEVADHLPEGGKLKESVTFVENVAKETAKDAHLALEVIEKVEEVGKETESLIESVIDQANEISHEVKDQN